CCTTGCCGCCGAGTTTCAAACCCTCTCCCTCACCCGATCTGAGTCTTCCAGGGCTCGACGCTTCTCCCAACTAGAGAGCGCGAAGCCCACCTGAGCCGCGTTATCCATCTCCAACTGTGCCGCCAGAAGTGCTGCATCCGTGCACTTTGAGGAGACGAGCGTGGGTCGCCAAGGTTCCAAGCCTGACTGCAACCCGGGATGGGAGAACTGAAATGTACAAGGAACTTCGTGAAATCACCGCTCAGCTAACTGGCGAAGGAGGCCCGTTCGAGATCGCAGAAGTCACGATCGATGGCGTCCCGCTGCGGACCTACAAGAACGCTCCGGCCGACATGCGTCAGGTCTGGCTGGGGACCGCAGGCCATGGTGATGCCGACTACCTCGTCTACGAGGAAGAACGATTGACCTATGCGGAATCCCATCAATTGGTGGCCGCTGCCGCCCGTAATCTTGTCGACCGCTTCGGTGTAAAGCCTGGCGATCGCATTGCCGTCGCCATGCGAAACTATCCCGAATGGGTGCTTTCCTACTGGGCAGCCATCTCGGTCGGGGCAAGTGTGGTGGGCATGAATGCTTGGTGGACGGGACCCGAAATGGTCTACGCCCTGAATGATGCGAAACCGACGATGCTGATCGCAGACAAGGAGCGACTCGAGAGGCTCGCGCCGGTCCGCGACCAAGTTGGTGAATTTCAGATCATTTCGGTGCGCGTCGACGAAGGTGCTCCGGCGGGATCCCTGCCATGGTCAGAATTGGTTGCCGGCGAAGGTGCCATGCCCGACGCGGACATCGACCCTGATTCGGATGCATGCATTTTTTACACATCGGGAACCACTGGTGTTCCCAAGGGCGCGCAGCTCACGCACCGCGGTTGCACCAATAACATTATGAGCATGGCATTCTGGAATGCCGCCTCACCGGCCGCCCTCGACGCCGCTGGCAAAAAGTCGGCCCCGGCTGCCGATGAGGTCTCGTACCCACCATGCTTTCTTGTGGTGACCCCGCTATTTCACGTCACCGCGTGTAATTGTGTCATGCACGGCGCTTCACTTACGGGGGCCAAACTTATCCTTGTCTACAAATGGGATGCCGGACAGGCCCTGAAACTGATCGAAAAAGAACGAGTGACGACCATCTCGGGCGTGCCCGTGATGTCCCGTGAATTGATCGCCCATGAGGACTTTGCAAAGGCCGATACATCCTCCCTGAAGTCGCTCGGCGGAGGCGGGGCTGCGATTCAGCCCGATCTCGTCGAAAAGATCGAGTCGCGGGTGTCGAGTGCGCGTCCGGGTACCGGCTATGGCATGACGGAGGCTTGTGGTGTGATCACCATGAACTCGGCCGATTATTTCGTCGACAAGCCAGAGACCGTGGGGCCTATTCTGCCGGTATTCGAAACCCTGATCGAGGGGGCCGACGGGAAGCCCGTGACCGACGGCGGTGTCGGCGAGCTTTGTGTCCGTGGCGGTCAGGTCATCCGGGGATATCTGAATCGCCCCGAGGCGACCGCCGAGAGCATCACCAACGGCTGGCTGCACACCGGTGACATCGCGCGCATCGACGAAGATGGTTTTATCGCGATTGTGGACCGCGCTAAGGATATGCTTTTGCGCGGTGGCGAGAACGTGTATTGCGCCGAAGTCGAAGCCGCGATTTTCGATCACGACGCCGTTGCGGAATGTGCCGTGATCGGGGTACCGGATGACCGACTCGGCGAGGAAGTCGGCGCAGCGGTTGTCCTGGCCGAGGGTGCCTCGGTCGATGCGGATGCACTGCGAGCTTTCGTGAAGGGACGGTAGGAAACATGAAGGCCCTTTTTGCCCAAGCGACGGCGACCTTGTCGAGAAGATGCGCCAGAGCGGGCTTCTCGAGGATACCATTATTGTGATCACCTCGGATCATGGCGAGAGCTTCGGCGGGCACGGCTATATGCAGCACGGGCCGCGGGTCGATGAGTCCGTGATGCATGTCCCCCTGATTCTTTGGCTGCCGGAAGGCCACGAAGACCGCCGCCCCGGCACGGTCGTGGACGCGCAGGTACGGGTGATCGATGTCTTCCCCACACTGATGGATGCCATTGGGCTGCCGCCTCCACCGGGAGTCGATGGGAGCAGCCTTCTCGCGCATTCTGATGGGCAGTCTTTTCCTGCCAGCCGAGTGGCCTACGGTGAGACGGGGCGATCGTTTATGGGCATCGACCCGGAACGACATCTCGCCGGTGTTGAGGGCAAGCATCGCATGGTGCGCACGGATCGCTGGAAGATGGTCTATATTCCCGATCTGTCCGGAGGCCGTCGTCGGCTCTTTGATCTGGTCGCGGACCCCGGTGAGAAGACGGATGTGGCAGATGAGCACCCCGACATCGTCAGGGAGCTTTTTGCAGAGATGCAAAAAGTAGATGGCAGCGGCCTTGATCGAGGCGCCGACCAGCCCCTCAGCCCAAGCCAGATCGAGCGGCTTCGCCAACTGGGCTATGTGCAGTAGCCCAGAGGGAGCCGTCCCGACGAATTTGCTAGTTGTGCGGCATCCTACGGTGCTGTGAAGACGCACCTGGCAAGGGGGATCGCGATATCTCGCAAGACGTACAGATAGTAAGCTGATCCCGGGGTCAGTGCGGCAGGATCCTGCCCTTCCGGGAAGCTCTTGAATGCCGCGCCGGGCAGCTCTCCATAGGCGACGCCGGCTTCGAACGGTTCTTGATCCCAAGCTACGTCGATGCGCCAGATTGTACCCTCGGGAATGTCGAGATTCGGTGGAAGGCCCGGGTTTTCACTGCCTTCCTCAAGAATCCAGAGATACCGCGCCGCGCCGCCTTTCCAAATGAAACGCCCGTTGGCATCGATGCCTTCCTCTTCCCCGCAGGCCTCGGGGACAAAGTCTCTTTGCAGGATCAGCGGGCCGCCTACATCCGGGAGTTGATCGAGAAATTCCTGCATGACGTCGCGACGGTCCAGTTCGCCAAGAAAGAAGGCCTTCATGCGATCGGGGTGTGTGCTCGGAATCGCACTGTTGATGCGATCGAATCCGTTGTTCTGCTCTGGCGGGAATGCACCAAGCACGCTGGAGTCGGTGATTCCTGCAAATAGAGCGATCGCCTCATCACTCATGGTGTCCGTCCAGAGTGGCCCCGCATCTACCGACCAGCGAGCCGGCCCCTGCGGGGCATCCTCGCTGTGACAGCAAACACACGCGCTTGAGCGAACCTGCGCCTGAACCCAATCCGCCTCCTCGATCCACTCGTCATCATCATAGCGTGAGTCCGACTCGGGCGGATTTGCCCAAGGGCCCAGCGGATAATAGGGACGATTCGTGTAGATCACGTCGCAATCTCCGTAGTCTACATAGAGCCTTCCCTCTTCGGTGCTTCCCGAGATCAGATTCCAGGTACAGACCTCTCCGTCGGTGGCGCCTTCAGGTTCGCCATCATGCGCGGGTACACAGGATCGAGTCGGC
This genomic interval from Candidatus Binatia bacterium contains the following:
- a CDS encoding proteinase inhibitor is translated as MRRISTITLVTIMFIGCGGSSSTSPNVVGPVDPQPTPSAAPEPEPTTPPLASVGSCDYRNPFSGLFECKHYSGEGWTEDGAQGDCVGGPLGSPGEFHAGIACAVEPSLGSCPVEADESLDFVIEIGGDQGRDCAASAQACTGFMGGTFYASQNCYGYDLPPMSSGGGEATIFQWPTRSCVPAHDGEPEGATDGEVCTWNLISGSTEEGRLYVDYGDCDVIYTNRPYYPLGPWANPPESDSRYDDDEWIEEADWVQAQVRSSACVCCHSEDAPQGPARWSVDAGPLWTDTMSDEAIALFAGITDSSVLGAFPPEQNNGFDRINSAIPSTHPDRMKAFFLGELDRRDVMQEFLDQLPDVGGPLILQRDFVPEACGEEEGIDANGRFIWKGGAARYLWILEEGSENPGLPPNLDIPEGTIWRIDVAWDQEPFEAGVAYGELPGAAFKSFPEGQDPAALTPGSAYYLYVLRDIAIPLARCVFTAP
- a CDS encoding class I adenylate-forming enzyme family protein; amino-acid sequence: MYKELREITAQLTGEGGPFEIAEVTIDGVPLRTYKNAPADMRQVWLGTAGHGDADYLVYEEERLTYAESHQLVAAAARNLVDRFGVKPGDRIAVAMRNYPEWVLSYWAAISVGASVVGMNAWWTGPEMVYALNDAKPTMLIADKERLERLAPVRDQVGEFQIISVRVDEGAPAGSLPWSELVAGEGAMPDADIDPDSDACIFYTSGTTGVPKGAQLTHRGCTNNIMSMAFWNAASPAALDAAGKKSAPAADEVSYPPCFLVVTPLFHVTACNCVMHGASLTGAKLILVYKWDAGQALKLIEKERVTTISGVPVMSRELIAHEDFAKADTSSLKSLGGGGAAIQPDLVEKIESRVSSARPGTGYGMTEACGVITMNSADYFVDKPETVGPILPVFETLIEGADGKPVTDGGVGELCVRGGQVIRGYLNRPEATAESITNGWLHTGDIARIDEDGFIAIVDRAKDMLLRGGENVYCAEVEAAIFDHDAVAECAVIGVPDDRLGEEVGAAVVLAEGASVDADALRAFVKGR